A genomic stretch from Glaciecola nitratireducens FR1064 includes:
- a CDS encoding ATP-binding protein: MLRTSLLLLLFLINSKALCTNQYSEIGMPVTQTFGLAEHKGSDQNWYLTQADNGLIYSGTGTGIIEWDGENWHLYNTPNNSRVRSLIHWHDGHIYAGTIDDIGVFKPNTHGTLEFISLVSQWSAQERQFGEVWSTAANSQGVMFVTNKAMYFWDGNKVHKVPDMPGGRHRIFTLDDSFVFKILNEKSLHILNINTSSLSPDFTLNKSDVGLPKAAVIRNMFYNNSNELVTITGTHGIFEQHNGTFELRLDGTRFGVDDGLYEGIQAKDGFYYLVSLDRGLFVLDPTYHIVANYREEHNLDIGSLYSVLEDQQSNIWLSGIPSITQMLPPHRLSSYKPGTQSTIIDRLVPVGGKLVATGDGVFQLKAGQSQLAPAKFEVLIDSKRIYFDAIEYKKHFLYAGNGGVFARLINEPEQEFSNILKTGWARSLKVDPLTNKLVVSSYEGLFIVEYLDGEWSKSKVEGLADELEFVAVQDNGVIWTGTTTQELYRVENAQFLDKATKVEKFVDKDGLGPGNVMPFKLSSGVVIATSNGLMDYMPQRLPALQFMTGFPEIFTTEKEDVFRVFEDPKGRVWFRIGQQSGYVEKDRNGKWQRHSELFAPFTKVGLRDFASDSTEHVWFVQSSGEVYRANVDLAEALPSEGKLNIRRISNLDSQVMINGGQLSATDPIALDQTNNSIRIEFALSGSSLLNDTLYRHRLLGSGQQKWSEWANEHQKDYTLLSGGDYQFQVQAKDDWLRTYETELAFYVKPPWYLSRIAWVAYILVLITLLVLTGLLTQHWRAAELKAQNRSLESTVALRTQEIKDKVAELEQQQVLKERFFANVSHEFRTPLTLTIAPLKDLLAEYPNLKQGISYPVETALRNANKMLELVGHILDINRLDAGQFPMHIAQYDIAELINLVAPRFKGWAHKQHQTITIHDTNDPVLLYFDRDQLEKCIANLLSNAIKYSGSNTQISISILKQTSRIGIEVKDNGTGVEHSLHEKLFDRFYQGESSQNVNQPGTGIGLALVKELMELHHGEIELVSQVGQGCCFTIWLKPGNQHFDASLLLENSVSNSVSDMPIFPIAQIPDRDMSNMISSDTLTHSKDDITTILVVDDNVELRQFISLKLSGYYRIVQACDGEEGLEKAISTLPDLIISDVMMPKMNGLEMLAELRKNALICTVPIIMLSAKSGKRETVEGLQTGADDYMTKPFDTSELIARIDGLIRNRKMIREQLKTDFALSLNAHSIADKNEPSFAEKLRFEILQNLTNPEFNTDILAAAMALSRRSLSRKCQEDCQQSAGQFITQVRMQIALKLINENTLSISEIAYGTGYESLAYFSRTFKKFYGKAPTAIKSLKTN, encoded by the coding sequence GTGCTAAGAACTAGCCTACTTCTGTTGCTCTTTCTTATTAACTCAAAAGCATTATGCACAAACCAGTACAGTGAAATCGGTATGCCTGTGACGCAAACCTTTGGTTTGGCGGAACATAAAGGTAGTGATCAAAACTGGTATCTCACCCAGGCTGACAATGGCCTTATATATTCTGGCACCGGCACGGGTATCATCGAATGGGATGGAGAAAACTGGCATCTTTACAATACACCTAATAACTCAAGAGTGCGCTCGTTAATCCATTGGCATGACGGTCACATCTACGCCGGTACGATTGACGATATTGGCGTTTTTAAACCAAATACCCATGGTACGCTTGAGTTCATATCTTTAGTCAGTCAGTGGTCTGCCCAAGAGCGCCAATTTGGCGAAGTGTGGTCTACCGCTGCAAATTCCCAAGGTGTCATGTTTGTGACCAACAAGGCAATGTATTTTTGGGATGGTAATAAGGTACATAAAGTGCCAGATATGCCTGGTGGCAGGCACCGTATTTTCACTTTGGACGACAGCTTTGTATTCAAAATATTAAACGAGAAGTCCTTACATATACTGAATATAAACACTTCTTCATTGTCACCTGACTTTACACTAAACAAAAGCGATGTGGGTCTTCCTAAAGCAGCAGTTATTCGTAATATGTTTTACAATAACAGTAATGAGCTTGTCACGATAACAGGCACACACGGGATCTTTGAGCAACACAACGGTACTTTTGAACTCAGGTTAGACGGAACCCGCTTTGGTGTAGATGATGGTTTGTACGAAGGTATACAAGCCAAAGACGGCTTTTATTATCTTGTATCATTAGACCGAGGTTTATTCGTGCTTGATCCTACATATCACATCGTGGCGAATTACCGTGAAGAACACAATTTAGATATTGGTTCACTTTACTCTGTGCTAGAAGACCAGCAAAGCAATATTTGGCTTTCTGGTATCCCAAGTATCACTCAAATGCTTCCTCCTCACCGTTTAAGTTCATACAAACCCGGTACTCAATCCACGATCATTGATAGGTTGGTACCAGTTGGCGGAAAGCTTGTGGCTACAGGCGATGGTGTATTCCAACTCAAAGCCGGACAGTCCCAACTGGCCCCAGCGAAGTTCGAAGTGCTCATTGACAGCAAACGAATTTATTTCGATGCCATAGAATACAAAAAACATTTTCTTTATGCTGGCAATGGCGGTGTGTTCGCCCGCCTTATCAATGAACCTGAACAAGAGTTTTCAAATATACTAAAAACTGGATGGGCTCGGTCTTTAAAAGTCGATCCTTTAACAAACAAGTTGGTTGTAAGCTCATACGAGGGTTTATTTATTGTCGAATACCTTGACGGTGAGTGGTCGAAGAGCAAAGTAGAGGGTTTAGCTGATGAATTAGAGTTTGTTGCAGTGCAAGACAACGGCGTGATTTGGACAGGCACCACTACTCAAGAATTATATCGTGTTGAAAACGCGCAGTTTTTGGATAAAGCCACGAAGGTCGAAAAATTTGTAGATAAGGATGGTTTGGGCCCCGGCAATGTGATGCCCTTCAAATTGTCATCTGGCGTTGTTATAGCCACTAGCAACGGTTTAATGGATTACATGCCTCAACGTTTACCTGCACTGCAATTTATGACCGGCTTCCCCGAAATTTTCACAACTGAAAAAGAAGACGTATTTCGTGTTTTTGAAGATCCAAAGGGCAGAGTTTGGTTCCGCATTGGACAGCAATCAGGATATGTTGAAAAAGACAGGAACGGCAAATGGCAACGACACTCTGAATTGTTTGCGCCATTTACAAAAGTCGGGTTGAGAGATTTTGCTAGCGACTCAACGGAACATGTTTGGTTTGTGCAAAGTTCCGGTGAAGTGTACCGAGCAAATGTCGACTTGGCGGAAGCATTGCCAAGCGAAGGTAAATTAAATATTCGCCGCATTAGCAATCTTGATAGCCAAGTGATGATTAATGGAGGGCAACTTTCAGCAACAGACCCCATTGCACTCGACCAGACTAATAACTCAATTCGGATAGAGTTTGCTCTAAGTGGTAGTAGCTTGTTGAATGACACTTTGTATCGACATCGGCTGTTAGGCAGCGGGCAACAAAAATGGAGTGAATGGGCCAACGAACACCAAAAAGACTATACCTTATTGTCTGGGGGTGATTACCAATTCCAAGTTCAGGCAAAAGATGATTGGCTGCGCACGTATGAAACGGAACTTGCATTTTACGTTAAACCCCCCTGGTATTTGAGTCGGATTGCTTGGGTAGCTTATATTTTAGTGCTGATTACTTTGTTGGTCCTAACGGGCTTGTTAACACAGCATTGGCGTGCCGCTGAGCTTAAAGCACAAAACCGCAGCTTAGAAAGTACCGTGGCGCTGCGAACCCAAGAGATCAAAGATAAAGTAGCTGAACTAGAGCAACAACAAGTTTTAAAAGAGCGTTTCTTTGCCAATGTATCCCATGAGTTTAGGACGCCATTAACCTTGACGATTGCGCCCTTAAAAGACTTGTTGGCAGAGTACCCAAACCTAAAGCAAGGCATTTCTTATCCAGTTGAAACCGCCTTAAGAAATGCGAATAAAATGCTGGAGCTTGTAGGCCATATTTTAGATATCAATCGCTTAGATGCTGGTCAATTCCCTATGCATATTGCTCAATACGATATCGCGGAATTGATAAACTTAGTCGCGCCTCGATTTAAAGGTTGGGCACATAAACAACACCAAACAATTACAATACACGATACAAATGATCCAGTGCTGCTTTACTTTGACCGTGACCAACTAGAAAAATGCATTGCTAACTTACTCTCTAATGCAATCAAATATAGCGGTTCGAATACGCAAATAAGCATATCAATATTAAAACAAACATCTCGAATAGGCATCGAGGTAAAAGACAACGGTACAGGTGTTGAACATTCCTTACACGAAAAACTCTTTGATCGATTTTATCAAGGTGAATCATCTCAAAATGTCAACCAACCGGGCACCGGAATTGGCTTAGCGCTAGTTAAAGAACTCATGGAGCTGCATCACGGAGAAATAGAGTTAGTAAGCCAAGTCGGTCAAGGGTGCTGCTTTACAATATGGCTCAAGCCTGGCAACCAGCATTTTGACGCTTCGCTACTGCTTGAAAATAGCGTCTCAAACAGTGTCAGCGATATGCCAATTTTCCCTATTGCTCAAATCCCAGACCGTGACATGTCCAATATGATAAGTAGCGATACTCTTACGCATAGTAAGGATGACATCACCACAATATTGGTGGTTGATGATAATGTCGAATTAAGACAATTTATTTCGCTAAAACTGTCAGGATATTACCGCATTGTTCAGGCTTGTGATGGTGAAGAAGGCTTAGAGAAAGCGATATCAACCCTACCCGATTTAATCATTTCTGACGTCATGATGCCAAAAATGAACGGTCTAGAGATGTTGGCTGAATTAAGAAAGAACGCTCTTATCTGTACTGTTCCCATTATCATGTTAAGCGCCAAATCAGGTAAGCGCGAGACAGTTGAAGGTTTACAAACTGGCGCTGATGATTACATGACTAAACCCTTTGATACTTCCGAGCTAATTGCCAGAATAGACGGACTTATTAGAAACAGAAAAATGATCCGTGAACAATTAAAAACAGACTTCGCTTTATCATTAAACGCTCATTCAATCGCGGATAAAAATGAGCCTAGTTTCGCTGAAAAGCTACGTTTTGAAATTTTACAAAACTTGACAAACCCCGAGTTCAATACAGATATTTTAGCCGCAGCAATGGCCCTAAGCCGGCGTTCACTCAGTCGAAAGTGCCAAGAAGATTGCCAACAATCTGCTGGGCAATTTATTACGCAAGTACGCATGCAGATTGCGCTTAAATTAATCAATGAAAACACCCTAAGCATTAGCGAAATTGCCTATGGAACAGGTTACGAAAGTTTGGCTTACTTTTCTCGTACCTTCAAAAAATTCTATGGTAAAGCGCCTACCGCAATTAAAAGCTTGAAGACGAATTAG